The Drosophila sulfurigaster albostrigata strain 15112-1811.04 chromosome 3, ASM2355843v2, whole genome shotgun sequence genomic sequence TATCAAAGCAAATTGCACCTGATAAGCAcagtcgggcaggcatgtagATTGTTAGGGCCGGTCCGGTGGTGCTTAGTCAGTCATTGGCCGTGTGCGTGAAGAGAAGTGTGAAAGTGAGGTGTATCTAGTTTGGGACTTGAAGACTGTCAattcacataaaaataatacgaCTCAATAACACTATATTAAGTGACTCAATAATgtaaatatctatatattcaAGTGAGTAAGTgtgagcagcaacagcgcgataaggagaaggaggaggagaacaAAATGGAGATACTCTTGGAGCTCAATATGAAGCAGAAGCTGGCCACTCGGCTCTGCATTCTGATATTTGGCAGCTTTGTCTTTGCCTTCTTTTGCTCGGACAGCGCCTTGGCCAGCCTCACACTGGGTGCTCTAATGGCCCTCACACTGCGGAGTCCCACAAATATCTATGCCTTGGCGATGACGTGTCGCAGGGATCTCCTGTAAATAGTTGTAAAGTACTGTAAAGTATTTGACTTTTGAATTTCCCCCTCACTCCTCTAGTGCTTTTCACCGCTTTGTGGCACTCAACTTTTATCTGCTTCGCAAGGATCGCAAGGGCTGCACCGTAGCCCACTGCTTTGAGGAAGTGGCTCTGCAGCAGCCAAGCAAAACTTGCTTCATAATGGACGATCGCCGTCTCAGCTTCGGCGAGGCGCTGCTCTACAGCCAGAAGGTGGCTGGTTACTTCCAGCAGCGGGGATTGCAGCGCGGGGACTGCGTTGCTCTGCTAATGGAGACGCGAGTGGAGTACACGTGCATATGGATGGGTCTCAGTCAGCTGGGCGTTGTCACGGCACTGATAAACTCGCACCTGCGTGGCGATTCGCTGCTGCACTGCATCCGGGTGGCCAAGGCGACGGCACTGATCGTGGGCGCTGAACTGGCCGATGTGCTGGCTGCGATGCCTTCACTCGACATTCCCATCTATCAGTTTACGGATCAGGAGCAGCACCAGCTGCTGCCAGGTGCCACTGAGCTGAGCAATGCGCTCAACGCCCAGACGCCGCTGCCCGTGAGTCGTAGCTTGGAATGTTCCGCCCGGGACAAGCTGCTCTATGTGTATACCTCGGGCACCACGGGATTACCGAAGGCTGCAGTCATCACCAATCTGCGGTTTCTTTTCATGTCAGCGGGCACCTTCTACATGTTGGGACTGAATCGAGATGATGTGGTCTACAATCCCCTGCCCTTGTACCACACGGCCGGTGGCATCGTGGGCGTGGGCAACGCCCTACTTAATGGCAGCACTGTGGTGTTGCGTAAGAAGTTCTCGGCATCGAATTTCTGGAGCGACTGCAGCAAGCACAACTGCTCCGTTGCCCAGTACATTGGTGAGTTGTGTCGCTATCTGCTAGCCACGCCCTACGCGAAAACGGGGCAACAATCTCAGACGCCGCAGCATCAGCTTCGCCTCATGTACGGCAACGGACTCAGGCCGCAGATCTGGACGCAGTTTGTCACCCGCTTTGGCATTCCTCAAATCGGGGAAATCTATGGCGCCACCGAGGGTAACTCCAATCTGATCAACATTACCAATCGCATTGGCGCCATTGGCTTTGTCCCTGTCTTTGGTCGCAAGCTGTATCCAGTTCAGATCCTGCGCTGTGACGAACTGACGGGCGAACCTCTGCGAGATGCGAAGGGTCACTGCATGCGCTGTGCTCCTGGGGAGGCGGGACTGTTGGTGGGTCAGGTGGATGCCAGGCGAGCGGTGAGTGCCTTCCATGGGTACGCGGATAAGGAGGCCTCGGAGCAGAAGCTGCTGCGGAATGTGTACACCAAGGATGATTGCTACTTCAACTCCGGTGACATGGTTGTCTGTGATATACTGGGCTTCTTCTACTTCAAGGATCGCACCGGCGACACGTTCAGGTGGCGCGGCGAGAATGTCGCCACGCAAGAGGTCGAGGCCATCATTACCAACTGCATTGGACTCAACGACTGTGTTGTGTATGGCGTTCAGGTAACACATTACTTTCCCATTACTTTTTACACTCGATACTCATAGGGTAGAcaggtattataacttagtaactaaagaaaatatatgtaaaatgcaGAAAAAGTCCGATCTCCGATCTCATAAAGTCTTAACCATCGCCAACATTCAAGACGATTCATCCATGTCCGTatgtccgtatgaacatctATGTAAATATCAGAAATTATAAGATATTGAGCTTCTACAGTCCTAATGTTATTATTCTTgggatataccaaatcaatgtaccaacaaattatttaaatacactaAACGCTATATTTGCTATAATGATAACTATTTCGGCTGTGTTCGgatgaaaattgtagaagttatttaagaaatacttttgtataccAAACATCGAGTACTTCAATCGGGTCTTAGTGACAATTTcgttatattttgttgaatatagtataatactaatataccaaatacacgctttggtatattttagtatttttcggtatatttttggtatgtttcaagaatatttttatcaCAGTGGAGCACACTCGTCCTtagctttcttaattattaattattttggaATAATACTGTGGTTGtcttacttattattttactaaGTCGCAATCCTCCTTCTGCAGATTCCCCATGTGGAGGGCAAGGCTGGCATGGCCGCCATAGTGGATCCGTCACGCAAGGTGGACATCGATTATCTCTCGATTGTGATACGTGGCAGTCTGCCTCCCTATGCGCGTCCGCTCTTTATCCGCCTGATGGACGAGATTCCTCGGACCGCAACGTTTAAGTTGAAGAAGCGTGAGCTGGCGCTTGAGGGATACGATCTGGACAGAGTCAGCGATATCATTTACTATCTGAATCGCGATGGCGTCTACAGAGAGCTAAGCGCGGAGCAGTACAAGTCCTTGCAGGCGGGCACTGCAGGACTCTGAGGATGAAGACGTGGCTCACTTTGATATTAactgcaattgtttttttgtatatacacacacgcacgcttACAACCACTTACTTAGTTGTAACACTCAAAAGAAACGACTGATGAAACTTTAGCAAAAGCCGAGCGCGTTTCATTCCAATAACTTGGCCATAAAAGAAGACAGCTGAACCGATAATGGTCGCCAATACATTTCCGGTTGCTCCTGCACCACATAagacagcagcaagcagcaagcagctaCGGCCAAGATATATCGAAAGTGTTAAATCCCGAAGATTAAGTTCTCGCTCATTGGCAGCTGTTGTGGCcatttggttgctgctgttgctgctgcagttgcaacattAACGCCATTTAAGTTCGCTAGCGGCAGCTGCGTCGCGACgtcccagcaacaacaacagcagcaagataAACGATGTGCAAAATccatacaaacaacaacaaggcatCTGCAGTTAGAGTTACtctcgcattgttgttgctgctgttgttgttgcttttactgcTGCTTGGCTCCGAGTTGCAACCACAAGCTGCGTTGCCAAAGTCGACAAAGACGCCAACGTCGCACAGCGCAACGCGTCGATAGCGCCAATATCGATGGCGAAAAAGTTGTGGCAGGCAATCATAAAAAACCAAGAAATACCAACAAAGCCCCTTCTTGCAACGAATTGGATCCCAGCTAAGGCTAAGTGCAGCACACGATGCCACCTCGACCACGACCACAAGACTGCTCAACTACGTTCCGAGTTGCGACGTAAGAACAAAAAATTCTGTGCTGCTGGATACAGTCTTAACTGTAGACAGCATTTTAGTCAGCAATAATTGTTGCATAGTTAGCGAACCTTTACTAAATGTCTATAACTATCATTAGCACTATAAATGGAGCATGTAACAACGCGGAACAAATTTCTTCTCACTATGTTATCACTTTCAAATTGCTTTGTTGAGATATCAAGtatttaatcattttgcaAAACTCATATTAGACGAGCCTGTCAGATTAACATCCATAACAGAGCAAACTAGGTAAATTCGGATAAGAATTAAAATCCAGAATTAACTTAATCAACTGAAATGGATAGTTATTAACCTCTTTCTTACATTACTTTGTCTATTAAACAATtgggtatattcatatattcattAGGTATCGTCATATTTGCAATCTATTTTCTATCAACAATAATAGTTAAAAGAGCAACAGTAACCGAAAGAGCAAGGAGGAGGACAATAAATGGTGCTATCAATGGTTAGGCGACTTCGAACCACAATCGATAGCATTAGACACTCTTGATAGTGGTTCAACCACTATCGATGGAGCCATCAAAAGGTCTGGcgataaaaaaaacttgtaaaaTGCCTTGGCTGCGGCAAAAAATACAAGAGAAGCGGTAATGcgtcaaaatttgtatatcaGGATATACTATCGGCGACTATGGATTGCACTATCGACACTATCGATCGCCCAATATTGATAGTTTTCCACCTTTCCTATCATGTGACTGCCccactcaacaaaaaaatacaagactCTTCTGTGACTGTGCCTTAGGCTTCATCAAGATATGCAGCTTTATTCGTAACAACGTTCGCGttgtattttaaagtttttaaatgttattatatttttcatcatttttaacTCCATATTGTCAACTCATGTCCTCTTTATTTAACTCGTGAACACTGATTGTCCGATACTTCTTTTAGCATCGTATATCATAACAGTACTTAATTCTTCTTATGTTATAGTTATGTTAAAGATACAATATCGCTATCCTCGCCGTACCATTATATATCCAACACTACCAGCCTGTTACAATATTGCTTTTTACATTCATtacaatttcttaaaaattctAGCTTACAAAAAAGATAGAATCATAATGTTTTCATATTgacaattatttgaaatactaaattaattaaaactatggtcatatagaatatatttggtataaaaatatactattatttataCAGGCATATCACCCCATATTCTGTTAGTTACAAACATACCCTGCTTGCATAAAGTTGTAATACGCTTCTATTATATAGTCAGagaatataaaacatatttagcACTTTGGCAATTCTATGTTTTAACCCATATCGCTCATATTTATTGCACCtatgatatttttgattacCCTATCATAAAACCGCCAATGTGtggaatataaaaacaaaggtCCCAGTCCCGGGCAACACGAGCAACTTCCACTGTTGCAAGTACATCACTCCACTCGTATAAtaacaagagcaagagcaattGCAATGTATCCGTGAGCTTAAAAAATGCGCATAAAGTTGCATTGGCAGATGGGGCAAATGGGGCAGCTGGGAGTGCAACAAAACGCGACTCGCGCTAGTTTTGTCACCATCATCACTGGCAGGAAAATGGCATGCCCCGTGTTGCATGCTTCCTCAGCTGGCTGCATCGTCGCCGTCATAAACAAAATGGCAGTTGCTTGCTGGCGGGCAGGGCACATGCATAGCTAAtatcaataaaagcaacaacaataacatcaacaacaacagcaacaccaacaacaacaacaactgctgctgttgctgttgctgcatcgACAGCCATTGCCACAgttcttggtgttgttgttgtcgtagttgttgtcgttgtcgtgtGCGTCGCACTCGCGTTTAAggagaaaaattaaaaatttttcaataatttttcaaaatgttcgACGAGTTTGCCGGCAATCGCTTTTTGTTCCTTCTCTGTATCCGTCTCgttctccttctctctttctctgtctttcttCTTTGTTTCGGTCTATGCTCTCTGCCGTTTCTTTCCTTTAACTCATTTTGGGCGCCGGGTGTTGGCGTTTGGCGCCACAGCTGCCATTGGAATTTCAAAGCTATTAAAACGCTGCCAGGCGAACAAGAACCAAACGGGATCCATGCTGTTGCCACAACAAAACGACAGTCCATCAGCTGCTCTAAGCGTCTTGTAACACTTAGTTGCGAATAACTCCAGTTTAAGCAAGTTCGACTTCAAGATGCATTAGACTCAGTACAGGTATACAACTTAGATCAGCTTCGTTCAGGAGTATGTACGATTATGTGTCAAATTACTAACGTGTCTTTAATATGATAGATGGCTTATAAAATAGATCAAAggttacatatacatatgagACGAGCATACAAAAATccaatataaaacaagtaagaaagctactcgCTACCTATTTAATATAATAGCAATACAGTTCAGtactattcttaaaatatatttcaatataccaaaggcaatacttggtatattggtattcTATTACGTTGagaatataccatacaaaGTGTACTAGCTTCTTAACCTAAGACACGACACGCAGCATTCGttttttgccataaaaaattattgttaaataacGTCTACAATTTTCCAACCATGATACACCAAGACTATTGTTATAATTGCAGGTACCAAAAATCGTTAAAGTCGCTTCAAAATTATGCTTAAGCTCCGAAGTAACTTATGTGTAAAtcataaaagtatatattctttatttgttCACTACGTAACTACCTAACATTATTTCCAACTAATTTTCGATAACATTTTatacgtttttattttaattttcaaattcttttGGTAGGGCTTTCAAAAAGAGCTCAACAGAATTAATATACATagtaaaatatagaaaaaccaaaacaaatgttCAATATAGTAAATTTTCAATTCTCAGCCTACtataagaaaatatagaaacacacatataaatatacaaatatatataaaatagaatataaaaatataaatatataaataaaaatagaaataaaaaaaacaacaaaacaaaaattaaattcatttcgcataaataacgaaaaaaaacgaTAAAGATCTATCTATCTGGCCCATTCATGTCCATTTTCGAtcaaatttacatatacatagatataaaTGTTATCCAAAAAGGTCAATAACGGcgttgaaaatataattgaataatatgtatatgaaaaatacatatatgagaATTAAGcatgttaaaatataatacaaattcatTGCAGTGGTGGACGacatatgtttttaaatttgatgtatatttttctttatgtttctAAGGTGCCTTTCAGATCTTTTAAACAAGCGTATAGACTATTATGGATTGTATATATCGTGAAAGCATGAGCTTATCAAACcttaatataaatttggtatttaagAGTAATAAAAGTTCGGATATGCTCGATAATAACTTAATGCCAGcgaggttgttgttgttgttgctctgcgcTGGCTGCTTG encodes the following:
- the LOC133842093 gene encoding long-chain fatty acid transport protein 1, producing the protein MSKCEQQQRDKEKEEENKMEILLELNMKQKLATRLCILIFGSFVFAFFCSDSALASLTLGALMALTLRSPTNIYALAMTCRRDLLAFHRFVALNFYLLRKDRKGCTVAHCFEEVALQQPSKTCFIMDDRRLSFGEALLYSQKVAGYFQQRGLQRGDCVALLMETRVEYTCIWMGLSQLGVVTALINSHLRGDSLLHCIRVAKATALIVGAELADVLAAMPSLDIPIYQFTDQEQHQLLPGATELSNALNAQTPLPVSRSLECSARDKLLYVYTSGTTGLPKAAVITNLRFLFMSAGTFYMLGLNRDDVVYNPLPLYHTAGGIVGVGNALLNGSTVVLRKKFSASNFWSDCSKHNCSVAQYIGELCRYLLATPYAKTGQQSQTPQHQLRLMYGNGLRPQIWTQFVTRFGIPQIGEIYGATEGNSNLINITNRIGAIGFVPVFGRKLYPVQILRCDELTGEPLRDAKGHCMRCAPGEAGLLVGQVDARRAVSAFHGYADKEASEQKLLRNVYTKDDCYFNSGDMVVCDILGFFYFKDRTGDTFRWRGENVATQEVEAIITNCIGLNDCVVYGVQIPHVEGKAGMAAIVDPSRKVDIDYLSIVIRGSLPPYARPLFIRLMDEIPRTATFKLKKRELALEGYDLDRVSDIIYYLNRDGVYRELSAEQYKSLQAGTAGL